The nucleotide window GACGACGTCGTCGACGCGGCCGAAGCCGCCGGCGACGACCAGGGCGAGCTGCAGCACGAGCTGACGCGGTCCCAGGCCGAGGCGGCCACCGACGTCTGCCGGACCCACACCGAAGCCCTGCGCCAGCTGCGCACGCTGCGCGCCGACCTCGCCGGGGCCGCCCGGCGCCGCGGCTACCGGGTGCTGCCTGCCGCGTCCCCGGTGCTGTTCGAGGCGAACCCGCCGGTCATCACGCCGAACCCGCGCTACGAGCGGATGGCCGAGCACTTCGGCGCCACCGCGCGGACGTCGCTCACCTGCGGCTGCCACGTGCACGTGGCGATCCCGGACAAGGAAGCCGGCGTCCAGGTGCTGAACCGGATCCGGCCGTGGCTGCCGGTCCTGCTCACGGTGACGGCGAACTCGGCGATCTCCGACGGCTACGACACCGGCTACTGCAGCTGGCGGTACCAGCAGTGGAGCCGCTGGCCGTCGGCTGGGCCGCCACCGCGGTTCGCGTCGCTCGACGAGTACGAGAGCATTGTGGACGGCTGGCTGCGCGCGGGTTCGATCCTCGACCGCGGGATGATCTACTGGGACGTCCGGCTTTCGGACAAGCAGCCGACGCTGGAGTTCCGCATCGCCGACGTCGCGGCGGTCCCGGAGGACGCGGTGCTGCTGGGGGTGCTGGCCCGCGCCCTGGTCGCCACGGCACTGGCCGACGACCAGCCCGCACCGATGCTGTCGAACGAGGTGCTGCGCGCCCAGCTCTGGCGGGCCTCGCGCGAAGGGGTCACGGGCTGCTGCCCCCACCCGAAGAGCGGCGGCTTGGAGCCGACGAAGGCGGTGCTCGACGACCTGATCTCCCTGACGGCCCCGGCCCTCGAAGCGGCGGGCGACCTGGACTTCGCCCGGGAGGGCACGGCCCGCCTGGCCGCCGAGGGCGGCGGCGCGGACCGGCAACGGCGGCGGTTCGCCGAGCGGGACCGCGCCGAAGACGTGGTCGACCTGCTCGCGGGTGACTAGCTCACCGGCGGCCTGCCCTCGAGGCGGTCCAGCAGTTCGAGCGCCCGCACCGCGGCCCGCGATCGGCCCGGGTCGACGACCAGGTGGACGCCGGCGGCCTCGGCGTGGCGGTGGGCGCGCAGCAGCACGCGGATGCCCGCGGCGCCGAGGAACCGGACCTGCCCCAGGTCCACCCGCAGTACCCCCGGCCGGGCCCGGACGTGCTCGTCCAGCACCGCCGCCAGGCCGGCCACCGTGCACAGGTCGACTTCGCCGGTGACCTCCACGACGACCGCGTCGGGGCTCTTCCAGCGGATCCGGCTGCCCGGGTCGCCGTCGGACGGGGCGCGGGGCGAAGGCAGCCGGTGCGACGGCGAAGTCTCCGCCCCGACCACCCGCAGCCGCTCGTGAGTTGTCATGGGTGCGAGGTACCCGCGGCGCGCGTTCGGCGAAACAAGGCCCGGGTCCGGGCGCATTTCCGCGGCGGGAACGGGTAATCCCGGCGAACGCCCTCCGGAAGGAGCCCGCCCATGTCCGACGGCCCGCCCACGATGGGTGTCGAAGAGGAGTTCCTCCTCGTGAATCCCCGCACCGGGCACGCGTCGCCGTGCGCGGAACCGGTGCTGGCCCGCCACCGCCACCACGGCCCGCTGCCCGACGGCGTGCGGGTGCACCGGGAACTGCGGCTCACGCAGCTGGAGGCCGTCAGCGGTGTCTGCGCGGGCGCGGACGAGCTCCGCCACCAGCTGACCGCCGCGCGCCGCGTGCTGGCCGGTGCCGCCGCGGCCGAAGACTGCGCGCTGCTGGCCACCGGTACGCCGATCGGGCCCGCGCCGGCCGCGCCGCCGCCCGCGAGCACTGGCCGGTACGCCGAAATCGACGACATCTACGGCGCGGTCGTCGCCGACTACGAAGCCTGCGGGTGCCACGTCCACGTCGGCGTGCCCGATCCCGACACCGCGGTCGCCGTCGTCAACCACCTCGGCCGGTGGCTGCCGACGCTGCTGGCCCTTTCGGCCAATTCGCCGTTGGACCACGGGCGCGACACCGGGTACGCCAGCTGGCGGATGGTCCTGCAGTCCCGCTTCCCCGGCTCCGGCGTCGCCCCGCACCTGCGGGGGCACGCCGAGTACCGGCGGGCCGTCGAGGCGCTGGTCGAGTGCGGCGCGCTCGTCGACCCGGACCAGACGTTCTGGCTGGCCCGGCCGTCCGGCCGCTTCCCCACCGTCGAGTTCCGGGTCGCCGACACCGCGCTGACCGTCGACCACGCCGTGCTGCAGGCGCTGCTGAGCCGGGCGCTGGTGCAGCGGGCGCTGGCCGACCTCGCCGACGGCCGGGAAGCGGAGCCGCTGTCCCCGCAGGTGACCGCGGCGGCCGTGTGGGCCGCGGCGCGCCACGGCCTCGACGGGCAGCTCGTGGACGCCGCCGGGGAGACGCGGCGGCCCGCGTGGGCCCTGGTCGACGAGCTGCTCACGCACGTCCGCGAGCCCCTCGAAGAGAGCGGCGACCTGGCCGAGGTCCGCAAGCTCGTCGACGCCGTGCGGGCCGAGGGCACCGGCGCCGCGCAGCAGCGTGCGGCCGCCGTCGACGGGACCGCGGCCGCGGTGCGGTGGCTCACCGCGGTGACCGTGCCCGCGGCGCATGGAACGCTGCTGACCGGGTAGCCGCGACCATGACGACTTCCACCTCCCCGGGGGCGGCCACCCTGCCGGCCGCCCGGGGCCCGCTCTCCGAGTCCGTCCTGGGGACCCTCCTGCGTGCCCGGCCGCGGGCGGACCTCGACTTCGACGTCCTCGCCGACACCGACCCGCTCGGCGACGACCTCCAGCTGGCGCTGCACCTGTGCTACGAGCTGCACTACCAGGGCCTGCCGGGCGTCTCCCCCGACTGGGAGTGGGACCCGGAGCTGCTGCGCCTGCGCGGCGCGCTGGAGGCGCGGTTCCTGGCCGCGCTCCGCGACAACGTGGCCGGCGGCGAGGACGTCACGGCCGAACTCGACGCCCTGCTCGTCGAGCCGATCGACGCCGAAGGCGTGTCGCACTACCTGCGCGACCACGGCGACTGGGCGCAGGTGCGGGAGTACTTCACGCACCGCTCGATCTACCACCACAAGGAAGCCGACCCGCACGCGTGGGTGATCCCGCGGCTGCGCGGCCGGGCCAAGGCCGCGCTGGTCGCGGTCGAGTTCGACGAGTTCGGCGGCGGCCGCGCGGACCGGGTGCACGCGCGCCTCTACGCCGACCTGCTGCACGCGGCGGGCCTGCCCGACGGCTACCTGGAGCTCATCGACCAGGTCCCCGGCTCGATGCTGGCGGTGGTCAACATGATGTCGCTGTTCGGCCTGCACCGGTCGCTGCGCGGCGCGCTGTGCGGGCACTTCGCGGCGGCGGAGATCACCACGGCGCCCTCCGCGCAGCGGCTGGACCAGGCCCTGCGGCGCCTCGACGCGCCGGAGGCCTGCCGGTTCTTCTACACCGAGCACATCGAAGCGGACGCCGTCCACGAGCAGGTGATGCGCCACGACGTGCTCGGCGACCTGCTGGACCAGGAGCCCGAGCTGGCCGCCGACGTCGTGTTCGGCATCCAGGCCACCGAGTTCCTGGAGGGCCGCTTCGGGGCCCAGCTGCTGGACAGCTGGAAGGCCGGGAAGTCCTCGCTGCGACCGTGACGGCCGTGGCCTCCCGGGCCTGCGCCCGGGAGGCAGGCCACGTCAGTCGTCCGCCTGCGTGCGGACGCGTTTGCGGTGGCTGGTGTCGCAGAACGGGAACCGCTTGCTGCGCCGGCACGCGCACACCGCGACCAGGAACCGCTCGGACCGCACGAGCTCGCCGTCCGGCGTGCACAGCTCGACCGGCCCCTCGACCAGCACCGGGCCGCCCGGGACGACGGTCACCCGCCGCGGTCCCCGCTCACCGGTCGGCACGGAGCACCACCAGCTCTTCCACCCGCTGACCGGGCTCGATCAGCCCGGCCGCCTCGAGGAACTCCGTCCGTCCGGACAGGACCGGGCCGAACGGGATCCACGCGCGCCGGACCACCGAAGCCCGCAACCCCTGTGCTTCCAGCATTTCCCGCGACTTGTCCACATCGGACAAGGCGGAATGCACGAGCAGCATCGTCCCGCCGGGCCGCAGCAGCGTGCCCGCGGCGGTGCACAACGGGTCCAGCAGCGCGCGGCCGTCCGGGCCCGCGTCCCAGCCCCGGGTGGACCGGACCGCCGGCGCCGGGGACGGCACGTACGGCGGGTTCGCGACGACGACGTCGAACGGGCCCTCACGCAGCGCCCGGGTGAGACCGCCCCGGCACGGGCGCACGGCGAGCTGCCGGACCAGCGCGTTGAGCCGCGCCGAAGCCAGCGCCCGGCGCGAAAGGTCCAGCGCGTAAACGGTTCCCGCACCACGGCGGGCCAGCGTGATCGCCTGTGCGCCGGTGCCGGTGCACAGGTCGAGGGCACGGGCGCCGGCCGGGATCGCCAGTTCGGCGATCGCCGAAGCGAGCAGGGCGGTGTCTTCCTGCGGGCGGTAGACGCCGGGCAGGCGCAGCATCCGCGGGGCGGCCGGCACGGGCCGGTGGACGACGGACCGGGCGGCCAAGGGGCCCGGGCGGACGGGTTCCGCCGACGTGGTCATCTGGGTCTCCTTCACTCGCCGCGGTCCCGGCGCGATCGCCGGCGGCAAACCGCGTCGCCCCCGCTTACCCGGCGATCACCGGGGCAAACGCCGGTGGTTGAGCCCGGCACGGCCGGGTATCCGGTGCGGAAAGGACCGTGAAGGAGGGCCGAGATGACATCCGAAGAGCGCACCCAGCACCCGACCGACCCCGCCGAAGGCGCCCGGGGCGACGACCCCCACGGCGACACGCCGGAGGCGCAGCGCGAGACGCTCCGCGGCGAGCAGGGCACGTCGGGCGGGAACGAGCACGACGACAGCGACCCGCAGTCGGGCTGAGCCCTCGACACCCCGCGGGGGTCGCGTTCGGACTGTCCGAACGCGACCCCCGCTTTTCGCGCCACGGGCCGGACGGCAAAACCAGGTGCCTTGCCGCGCCGCCCCCGGGTAGCGTGCGCCGGCATGGCACCGGAACTGACTCGCCCGCCGCTGCAGGCGGACGAACGCACCGCGCTCGTCGGCTGGCTGGACCTGCAACGCCGGATCCTCCGCTGGAAGTGCACGGGGCTGAGCGAAGCCGACGCTCACCGCCCGGTGCTCCCGACCTCGCCCGCCATGACGATGGCCGGGCTCGTCGCGCACATGCGGTGGACCGAGCACACCTGGCTGGAGGTGCTGTTCCTCGGCGGCGACGAGCGAGAGAACCCGGCTTTCGACGAGTCGGCCGAGGACGCCGACTGGCGCACCGAAGGCCGTCCGCTCGCCGAGCTCCTCGCGGAGTACGAGGCGCAGTGCGCCCGCAGCAACGCCATCGTCGCCGCGGCGTCCCTGGACGACGTCGGCCGCCACCCCGGCTACCGCGCCGGGGGCGCCAACCTCCGCTGGATGCTGATCCACCTCGTCGAGGAGACCGGGCGGCACGCGGGCCACGCCGACATCGTCCGGGAGCTGCTCGACGGCACGAAGGGCTACTACTGACCCAGGCCTACGCCGGGTCGAACTCGAACGGCAGCGCGTCCACGCAGGCCTGGTACTTCTGCGCCATCTCGTGCTCGGTGTGCGCGGCCACGAACAGGTGGGCCAGCTCGAAGCTGTAGCTGTCCTGCTCCGGCAGGTCCGACAGCCGCTGCCCGACCTCGGGGACGACCTCGATCTGCGTGCCGTCGATGCGGTCCTGCACCGCCGCGATCTCCTCGGGCGTCGGCACCCGCGTCACCACACCGTCCTCGAACCGGCGCAGGTACCACTTGCCGGCGATCTGGTAGGTGCCCTTCGTCGGACGGCGGGCCGGGTCCTGGCCCAGGCCGAGGCGGACCATGATCTCGTGGTTGGCCACGCCGTCGACGAACTCGAACAGCTCGGCGTGCGACTGCGAGTGCCGCGGGTTGATCTCCAGCAGGCACACCTGGCCCGACTCCGGGTCGCAGAAGAACTCGATGCTGAACGTGGCGTTGTCGAAGCCGATCTGCTTCATCACCCGCTCGGCGACGTCCCGCATCCGCTGGACCGGCTCCTCCCCCAGCTGCGACGGGTACTGGTGGCGCAGGAACGACGAGCTGTCCGGGTAGTTGATCGAGTCGAGGGCGCCGTAGACGGTGACCTCGCCCTGGTAGACGTAGCCCTCGACGGCCGCCTGGACGCCGTGCAGCGCCTCTTCGGCCAGGCACGCGGCGCCGCCGACCCGGGCGATCTCCGGCGGCAGGTCGACCTGTTCGAGGACGTACCCGAACGGCTCCCCCACGCGGCCGACCCCGGCTCGGATCTCGGCGACGGCGTCGGCGAACTCGCTGTCGTTCTCGGCCTTGAAAGCGAGTTCGGAGGAGAAGGACTTCACCGGCTTGAGCCACATGGGGTAGCCGACGCCCTCCGGCGGGGCAGGGTGCTCGGCGTCGAGGTCGACGATGCCGAAGTTCGGCAGCTCGTCGATCGCCTTTCTCTGCTCCAGCCGGCTCCAGTACTTGTGCTCGCACTTCAGCACCGCCTCCAGCGGCACGCTGGGCAGGTCGTACCGGGCGCACAGGATGGGCACCAGGGAGGCGGCCGGGAAGTCCCAGTAGCTGACGATCGCGCCGACTTCGCCGTCGAACGCGTCCAGTTCGTGCTGGGCGGTCTTCAGGAGCGCTTCGAAGTCGATGTCGCCGTGCTGCAGCTCTTCGGGGGTCAGCAGGCCGTGGAACCGGTAGGTCCCGGCCCAGGGCAGGCGTTCCAGAACGCGCTGGTTCTCCTCGTCCAGGCCGATCACGAAGATGTCGGTACTCATGCGCAGGGGCTACCCGTGGTTTCGCGCGGGCCAAACGGGGCCGGATGGCCGGTTTGCCGACGCCGTCAGCGGGCATCCGCAGGCATGACCGCCCTGCCCGAACCGCTTTCGCTGTGGGTCGAAACCGCTCCCGCCCCGGACCGCACGGGCGTACCCGTGCCGGAATCCGCCGACGTCGCGGTGCTCGGCGCGGGCATCGCCGGGCTCACCACCGCGCTGCTGCTCGCCCGCGCCGGCCGCTCGGTGGTCGTGCTGGAGGCCGAGCGGGTCGCGGCCGGGGTGTCCGGCCACACCACGGCGAAGGTCAGCGCCCAGCACGGGGCGAAGTACGCGGACCTGACGTCCCGCCACGGCGCCGAGACGGCGAAGGCCTACGCCGGCACGCAGGCGGCGGCGTGCGAGTGGATCGCCGCCACCGCCGCCGAGCTCGGCATCGACTGCGGCTTCACCCGCGCGGACAGCTACGTCTACACGACGCGGGAAAGCACCGTGGACGCCCTCAAGCAGGAGGCGGACGCGGCCGCCGCCGCGGGGCTGCCCGCGTCGTTCACCGAGGACGTCGCGCTCGACGTCCCCGCGCTCGGCGCCGTCCGGACCACCGGGCAGGCGCACTTCCACCCGCGCCGGTGGCTGCTCGGCCTGGCCGCGGAGGTCGAGCGGGCGGGCGGCACGATCGTCGAGCACGCACGGGCGACCGCGCTCAACGGGCAGACCGTCCGGACCTCGCGGGGCGACGTCGTCGCGGGCGAGGTCGTCGTCGCGACCCACTACCCGGTGCTCGACCGCGGCCTGTACTTCGCCCGGCTCGCCCCGGTGCGCGACCTCGTCGTCGCGGGCCCGGCGGCCGGGAACACCGCGCCGGAAGGCATGTTCCTCGACGCCGACACCCACCACTCCGTGCGCGGGTACACCGAGCAGGGGACGCCGATGGTGATCGCCGGCGGCGAGCACTACCGCGTGGGCGCGCACGTCAACGTCGAACGCCGCTACCGGCGGCTCGCGGAGTGGGCGGACGCGCACGCGGGCCTGCACCGGGTCACCCACCGCTGGTCCGCCCACGACATGTCCACGCCCGACCTGCTGCCCTACGTCGGCCGCTACCTGCCGGGGACGAAGAACCTGTGGGTGGCCACCGGGTTCGGCCAGTGGGGCATGACCGGCGGCACGGCCGCGGGCCACGTGCTGGCGGCGCGGATCCTCGGCGAGCCGCACCCGGCCGCGGACCTGTTCGACCCCAACCGCTTCGACGCCCGCTCGGTGCTCGAGGTGGCCCAGGACAACCTCACCGTCGCGAAGTACCTCGTCGGCGACCACGTGGCGGCGCTGTGGCGGTCGGACCGGCTCGACGACCTCCGGCCCGGCGACGCCGAGGTCGTCCGCGTCGGCGGCGAGCTGGTCGCCGCCCACCGCGACGAGGCCGGGAAGCTGCACACGGTCGGCGCGCACTGCACGCACCTCGGCTGCCTGGTTTCGTTCAACGACGCCGAGAAGACCTGGGACTGCCCGTGCCACGGCTCGCGCTTCGGCGTCGACGGCGAGGTGGTGCAGGGCCCGGCGGTCCGCCCGCTGCGCCGCGGCCCGGAATGAGCCGCGGCGCAGGGATCCGGGCTATCCGGACGCTAGTTTCTTGCCCGCGTCGTAGAGCAGGTGCAGGGCGTCCGCCACGCCGACCGCGGTCAGCACGGTGGCCGCCAGGCGGGTCGCGCGCGGGGCGATCACCATCCCGGCGGCCAGTCCGGTGCCGACCCAGACGTTCAGGCAGAACGGGCACGACACGAGCTCGCCGACCGCGTGCTCGACGTGTCCCTTGCCCGGTACGGACTCGTTCAGCTCGTCGTCCCCGGCCGGTTCTTC belongs to Amycolatopsis tolypomycina and includes:
- a CDS encoding carboxylate-amine ligase, encoding MNQPLTFGIEEEFFVVDRRGHLSHAGDDVVDAAEAAGDDQGELQHELTRSQAEAATDVCRTHTEALRQLRTLRADLAGAARRRGYRVLPAASPVLFEANPPVITPNPRYERMAEHFGATARTSLTCGCHVHVAIPDKEAGVQVLNRIRPWLPVLLTVTANSAISDGYDTGYCSWRYQQWSRWPSAGPPPRFASLDEYESIVDGWLRAGSILDRGMIYWDVRLSDKQPTLEFRIADVAAVPEDAVLLGVLARALVATALADDQPAPMLSNEVLRAQLWRASREGVTGCCPHPKSGGLEPTKAVLDDLISLTAPALEAAGDLDFAREGTARLAAEGGGADRQRRRFAERDRAEDVVDLLAGD
- a CDS encoding STAS domain-containing protein; translated protein: MTTHERLRVVGAETSPSHRLPSPRAPSDGDPGSRIRWKSPDAVVVEVTGEVDLCTVAGLAAVLDEHVRARPGVLRVDLGQVRFLGAAGIRVLLRAHRHAEAAGVHLVVDPGRSRAAVRALELLDRLEGRPPVS
- a CDS encoding carboxylate-amine ligase, translated to MSDGPPTMGVEEEFLLVNPRTGHASPCAEPVLARHRHHGPLPDGVRVHRELRLTQLEAVSGVCAGADELRHQLTAARRVLAGAAAAEDCALLATGTPIGPAPAAPPPASTGRYAEIDDIYGAVVADYEACGCHVHVGVPDPDTAVAVVNHLGRWLPTLLALSANSPLDHGRDTGYASWRMVLQSRFPGSGVAPHLRGHAEYRRAVEALVECGALVDPDQTFWLARPSGRFPTVEFRVADTALTVDHAVLQALLSRALVQRALADLADGREAEPLSPQVTAAAVWAAARHGLDGQLVDAAGETRRPAWALVDELLTHVREPLEESGDLAEVRKLVDAVRAEGTGAAQQRAAAVDGTAAAVRWLTAVTVPAAHGTLLTG
- a CDS encoding iron-containing redox enzyme family protein codes for the protein MTTSTSPGAATLPAARGPLSESVLGTLLRARPRADLDFDVLADTDPLGDDLQLALHLCYELHYQGLPGVSPDWEWDPELLRLRGALEARFLAALRDNVAGGEDVTAELDALLVEPIDAEGVSHYLRDHGDWAQVREYFTHRSIYHHKEADPHAWVIPRLRGRAKAALVAVEFDEFGGGRADRVHARLYADLLHAAGLPDGYLELIDQVPGSMLAVVNMMSLFGLHRSLRGALCGHFAAAEITTAPSAQRLDQALRRLDAPEACRFFYTEHIEADAVHEQVMRHDVLGDLLDQEPELAADVVFGIQATEFLEGRFGAQLLDSWKAGKSSLRP
- a CDS encoding CDGSH iron-sulfur domain-containing protein, with amino-acid sequence MPTGERGPRRVTVVPGGPVLVEGPVELCTPDGELVRSERFLVAVCACRRSKRFPFCDTSHRKRVRTQADD
- a CDS encoding methyltransferase, translated to MTTSAEPVRPGPLAARSVVHRPVPAAPRMLRLPGVYRPQEDTALLASAIAELAIPAGARALDLCTGTGAQAITLARRGAGTVYALDLSRRALASARLNALVRQLAVRPCRGGLTRALREGPFDVVVANPPYVPSPAPAVRSTRGWDAGPDGRALLDPLCTAAGTLLRPGGTMLLVHSALSDVDKSREMLEAQGLRASVVRRAWIPFGPVLSGRTEFLEAAGLIEPGQRVEELVVLRADR
- a CDS encoding DinB family protein, with product MAPELTRPPLQADERTALVGWLDLQRRILRWKCTGLSEADAHRPVLPTSPAMTMAGLVAHMRWTEHTWLEVLFLGGDERENPAFDESAEDADWRTEGRPLAELLAEYEAQCARSNAIVAAASLDDVGRHPGYRAGGANLRWMLIHLVEETGRHAGHADIVRELLDGTKGYY
- a CDS encoding ATP-grasp domain-containing protein; this translates as MSTDIFVIGLDEENQRVLERLPWAGTYRFHGLLTPEELQHGDIDFEALLKTAQHELDAFDGEVGAIVSYWDFPAASLVPILCARYDLPSVPLEAVLKCEHKYWSRLEQRKAIDELPNFGIVDLDAEHPAPPEGVGYPMWLKPVKSFSSELAFKAENDSEFADAVAEIRAGVGRVGEPFGYVLEQVDLPPEIARVGGAACLAEEALHGVQAAVEGYVYQGEVTVYGALDSINYPDSSSFLRHQYPSQLGEEPVQRMRDVAERVMKQIGFDNATFSIEFFCDPESGQVCLLEINPRHSQSHAELFEFVDGVANHEIMVRLGLGQDPARRPTKGTYQIAGKWYLRRFEDGVVTRVPTPEEIAAVQDRIDGTQIEVVPEVGQRLSDLPEQDSYSFELAHLFVAAHTEHEMAQKYQACVDALPFEFDPA
- a CDS encoding FAD-dependent oxidoreductase, which translates into the protein MTALPEPLSLWVETAPAPDRTGVPVPESADVAVLGAGIAGLTTALLLARAGRSVVVLEAERVAAGVSGHTTAKVSAQHGAKYADLTSRHGAETAKAYAGTQAAACEWIAATAAELGIDCGFTRADSYVYTTRESTVDALKQEADAAAAAGLPASFTEDVALDVPALGAVRTTGQAHFHPRRWLLGLAAEVERAGGTIVEHARATALNGQTVRTSRGDVVAGEVVVATHYPVLDRGLYFARLAPVRDLVVAGPAAGNTAPEGMFLDADTHHSVRGYTEQGTPMVIAGGEHYRVGAHVNVERRYRRLAEWADAHAGLHRVTHRWSAHDMSTPDLLPYVGRYLPGTKNLWVATGFGQWGMTGGTAAGHVLAARILGEPHPAADLFDPNRFDARSVLEVAQDNLTVAKYLVGDHVAALWRSDRLDDLRPGDAEVVRVGGELVAAHRDEAGKLHTVGAHCTHLGCLVSFNDAEKTWDCPCHGSRFGVDGEVVQGPAVRPLRRGPE